In Brachypodium distachyon strain Bd21 chromosome 2, Brachypodium_distachyon_v3.0, whole genome shotgun sequence, one genomic interval encodes:
- the LOC100832234 gene encoding triose phosphate/phosphate translocator TPT, chloroplastic, with amino-acid sequence MPAPLGTISAGGGAAAGVAGLLRLRRGHAVASPLPASAGAGARCSAAAAVHDGGQLVWGRQLRPGLLLPAGLIPSRASKRLPLRPPAASAEPAGEAKSPGLLEKYPAITTGFFFFMWYFLNVIFNILNKKIYNYFPYPYFVSVIHLLVGVVYCLISWAVGLPKRAPINSTLLKLLFPVALCHALGHVTSNVSFATVAVSFAHTIKALEPFFNAAATQFVLGQTVPLSLWLSLAPVVLGVSMASLTELSFNWKGFINAMISNISFTYRSIYSKKAMTDMDSTNVYAYISIIALLVCIPPALIIEGPQLMQYGLNDAIAKVGLTKFVSDLFLVGLFYHLYNQLATNTLERVAPLTHAVGNVLKRVFVIGFSIVIFGNTITTQTGIGTCVAIAGVAIYSYIKAKIEEEKRAKSA; translated from the exons ATGCCGGCGCCGCTCGGGACGatctccgccggcggcggcgctgccgccggagtcgccggcctgctccgcctccgccggggcCATGCGGTCGCGTCGCCCCTGCCTGCCTCTGCCGGCGCTGGCGCCaggtgctccgccgccgccgcagtccacgacggcggccagctcgTCTGGGGCCGGCAGCTCCGCCcgggcctcctcctccccgctgGCCTGATCCCTTCCCGGGCCTCCAAGAGGTTGCCGCTCCGCCCGCCCGCTGCCTCTGCTGAGCCTGCCGG GGAGGCGAAGTCGCCGGGGTTACTGGAGAAGTACCCCGCCATCACGaccggcttcttcttcttcatgtg GTACTTCCTCAACGTGATATTCAacatcctcaacaagaagaTCTACAACTACTTCCCCTACCCATA CTTTGTGTCGGTGATCCATCTACTCGTGGGTGTTGTGTACTGCCTCATCAGCTGGGCTGTTGGTCTCCCAAAGCGTGCG CCTATCAATTCAACGCTTCTGAAGCTGCTCTTTCCAGTGGCGTTGTGCCATGCTCTTGGTCATGTCACAAGCAACGTGTCCTTTGCTACTGTTGCAGTCTCATTTGCCCATACTATCAAAG CTTTGGAGCCCTTCTTCAATGCAGCTGCTACCCAGTTTGTCCTTGGACAGACAGTTCCCTTGTCTCTGTGGTTGTCTCTTGCCCCTGTCGTGCTTG GTGTTTCTATGGCATCCCTCACTGAACTTTCATTTAACTGGAAGGGTTTCATCAATGCCATGATCTCTAACATCTCGTTCACTTACCGGAGCATTTATTCCAAGAAAGCCATG ACTGACATGGATAGCACCAACGTGTATGCTTACATCTCAATAATTGCTCTCCTTGTCTGCATACCACCTGCGCTTATT ATTGAAGGACCCCAACTCATGCAGTATGGATTAAATGACGCCATTGCAAAAGTAGGCCTGACAAAATTTGTTTCAGACCTTTTTCTGGTGGGACTGTTCTACCATCTCTATAACCAG CTTGCTACAAACACTCTGGAGCGGGTGGCCCCTCTGACACATGCTGTTGGCAATGTGTTGAAAAGGGTTTTCGTCATTGGTTTCTCAATCGTCATTTTCG GCAACACAATTACCACACAGACTGGAATTGGTACTTGCGTTGCAATAGCTGGTGTTGCTATCTACTCATACATCAAGGCTAAGATCGAGGAGGAGAAAAGG GCAAAGAGCGCGTGA
- the LOC100821797 gene encoding dnaJ homolog subfamily B member 1 — protein MGVNYYKVLGVDRGANDDDLKKAYRKLAMKWHPDKNPTNKKEAEAKFKQISEAYEVLSDSQKRSIYDQLGEEGLKGQQPPGAGGPGASSFYPGGAQSTSFHFNPRSADDIFAEFFGFNAPLSGMSGMGGMGGMGGMSGGTGGMRGDPRFYAGSPMFSNEFRSSRFGTESSASNMPRPLHKAAPIENRLPVTLADLYKGAAKKMKISREVIDANGRVSQQEEILTIDIKPGWKKGTKITFPEKGNEAPTMTPADIVFIVEEKPHDVFTREGNDLVMTEKISLVEALTGYTVRVTTLDGRSLSVPISSVIHPSYEEVIPGEGMPLPKEPSKKGNLRVKFNIKFPSRLTADQKDGIKRLFGC, from the exons ATGGGGGTCAACTATTACAAGGTCCTCGGCGTCGACAGGGGCGCCAACGACGACGACCTCAAGAAGGCCTACCGCAAGCTCGCCATGAAGTGGCACCCTGACAAGAACCCCACCAATAAGAAGGAGGCCGAGGCCAAGTTCAAGCAGATCTCCGAGGCGTACGAG GTCCTTAGTGATTCCCAGAAACGCTCAATCTATGACCAGCtaggggaagaagggctcaAGGGGCAGCAGCCCCCAGGTGCAGGAGGTCCTGGTGCATCTTCCTTCTACCCTGGCGGTGCCCAGTCCACTTCATTCCACTTTAATCCAAGGAGTGCAGATGATATATTTGCTGAGTTTTTTGGGTTCAATGCACCATTATCTGGCATGAGTGGCATGGGTGGAATGGGTGGAATGGGTGGCATGTCAGGTGGCACTGGCGGGATGAGAGGGGACCCAAGGTTCTATGCTGGGTCACCTATGTTCAGCAACGAATTCCGCTCTTCAAGATTTGGCACAGAGAGTTCTGCCAGTAATATGCCACGCCCATTGCACAAAGCAGCACCTATTGAGAATAGGCTTCCAGTTACCCTTGCAGATTTGTACAAGGGTGCAGCCAAAAAGATGAAAATCTCAAGAGAGGTCATAGATGCCAATGG GAGAGTCTCACAGCAAGAAGAAATATTGACAATAGATATAAAGCCTGGTTGGAAGAAGGGGACAAAGATCACTTTTCCTGAAAAGGGGAATGAGGCTCCAACCATGACACCTGCTGATATTGTTTTCATCGTTGAGGAGAAGCCCCATGATGTTTTCACCAGGGAAGGAAATGATCTTGTCATGACAGAGAAAATCTCTTTGGTTGAAGCGCTGACTGGCTATACCGTGCGTGTCACTACACTTGATGGACGAAGTCTGTCGGTACCTATTAGTTCGGTGATCCATCCTAGCTATGAAGAGGTGATCCCTGGAGAAGGCATGCCATTGCCCAAGGAGCCGAGTAAGAAGGGAAATCTGCGGGTTAAATTCAACATCAAGTTCCCTTCCAGGCTCACCGCTGATCAAAAAGATGGGATCAAAAGGCTTTTCGGTTGTTAG
- the LOC104582525 gene encoding uncharacterized protein LOC104582525 — MPSARVRPAGQMKTELPPPPSPAPTQQWAILPRVPQVSRIDLSRKDFSLALAAPPDLSELSISSTIAELSFSAGFIPFVLAADPSGLLLVSDAYGRATDPLGGGGGGERPAYFVWDAANVVTHRALAHEEAVHHSGNVGFIVSPTKHGRYHDFTVAELLPVAAGESVTILCYDSFSHIWEKKTLPFPMPRYPWSSANVFSHDRKLWWADLRHGILSCDPLSDTPEVLFVPLPEDVATTPSI, encoded by the coding sequence ATGCCCTCCGCCAGAGTCCGACCGGCCGGGCAGATGAAGACAgagttgccgccgccgccttctccggcgccgacgcagCAGTGGGCCATACTGCCCCGTGTTCCGCAAGTGTCCCGCATCGATCTGAGTCGGAAGGACTTCTccctggcgctcgccgcgccTCCGGATCTCTCCGAGCTCTCCATATCGTCGACCATAGCGGAACTGAGCTTCTCGGCTGGCTTCATCCCCTTCGTCCTGGCTGCCGATCCATCCGGCCTTCTCCTCGTCAGCGACGCCTACGGCCGCGCCACGGACcctctcggcggcggcggcggcggcgagaggccGGCCTACTTCGTCTGGGACGCCGCCAACGTCGTCACCCACCGCGCCCTGGCCCACGAGGAGGCCGTACACCACTCCGGCAACGTCGGCTTCATCGTCAGCCCCACAAAGCACGGCCGCTACCACGATTTCACGGTCGCGGAGCTCCTGCCCGTCGCTGCCGGCGAAAGCGTCACCATCCTCTGCTACGATTCCTTCTCGCACATCTGGGAGAAGAAGACGCTGCCGTTCCCCATGCCCCGCTACCCGTGGTCTAGCGCCAACGTGTTCTCGCACGACCGGAAGCTCTGGTGGGCGGATCTCCGGCATGGGATCCTCTCTTGCGATCCCCTGTCTGACACCCCGGAAGTCCTCTTCGTGCCGCTCCCAGAAGATGTTGCAACGACGCCATCGATATGA
- the LOC104582526 gene encoding uncharacterized protein LOC104582526, with translation MWTLVDAEACSWNLDYRVNLRDIWDDESYRETKLPKKRPLLAAVHPVDPAVVYFLQKGNLFGVNLRTKRVVDKCVALEPVTHLNIDEESSRSIITWNLPPSLTYSSGQMRGEGSPGRKNGEMSAMPSAFDMVLNSFMNAYTGGLYNSNVDVGQKRKRSDCFACESQIKHAS, from the exons ATGTGGACTCTGGTCGATGCAGAGGCTTGTAGCTGGAACCTGGACTACAGAGTAAACTTGAGGGACATCTGGGATGATGAAAGTTACAGGGAAACTAAGCTGCCAAAGAAGAGACCTCTGCTAGCAGCCGTCCACCCTGTTGACCCTGCCGTGGTTTACTTCTTACAGAAGGGGAATCTCTTCGGTGTCAATCTGAGAACCAAAAGGGTCGTTGACAAGTGCGTGGCGTTGGAACCTGTCACGCATCTGAATATAGATGAGGAGTCCTCGCGCTCCATTATCACCTGGAATCTCCCACCATCGCTAACTTACTCATCAG GACAAATGCGTGGAGAAGGATCACCAGGACGAAAAAATGGAGAAATGTCAGCAATGCCTTCAGCTTTCGATATGGTTTTAAATTCTTTCATGAATGCATATACGG GTGGTCTGTATAACTCGAATGTTGACGTAGGACAGAAGCGGAAGCGATCTGATTGTTTTGCCTGTGAGAGTCAGATAAAGCATGCTAGCTAG